A region of the bacterium genome:
GCGCGGACCAGCGGCCCCTGCTTGGCGTACTCGCGCAGGTAGACCGCGGCGAGCGCGCCGAGCGGGCTGACGACGAAGGTCATCAGGAAGACCATCATCACCGTGCCGAACAGCGCGGGGAAGACGCCGCCCTCGGTGTTCGACTCGCGCGGCTCCCCGGCCACGAACTCCCGGAGCCGCGAGCCGTAGAGCCGCAGCTTGCCGCCGAACGTGAGAACGTTGGGCCGGACGAGACGGACGACGTTCGCGACCGGCATCTCCTTCGTCGCGCCCCCCTCCGCCTCGAGGACCAGCGTCTCCTTGTTCAGCTCGACCCGCTGCGCGGCGAGCCGCTCGGCCAGCCGGTCGTACTCGCCCTTGCGCGCGGCGACCTGCGCGTCGATTTCCCGCAGCCGGCGATCCCGCTCCGCGGGGGCGAGGCGCGCCAGGGCGGGGGCGCGCCGGGAGAGGTTCAGCCGCTCGATCTCGGCGTTGATCGCGCCGACCGGCCCGCGCTCGAGCGAGCGCAGTTCGGCCGCGGCGCGCTTCTTCTCCCGCCAAAGGGCGGGGAAGGCGGCGAGGACCGCGTTCTGCCCTTCGGCGATCGTCTCGTCGCCGCGCCGCAGCGCGGAGAGGCGCCCGTAGAACGGCCCCCACTCGCTCCGTTCGAGCAGCACGGCGTCCGCGGGCCGCGTGCGGGAGACGATCTGGTCCTCGTCGATCCAGACGAAGTCGGCGCCGTCGAAGTCGCGGTCGCCGCGCTTGATCTGGACGCGGAAGCGCGTCTTCTCGCCGGGAATCGCCTCGCGCGCCACCGCCTCGCCGAGCGTGGCCGTGCCGTCCTTGAGCGCGAACCGCTCCACCGGACGCGGCCAGAAGTAGCCCAGCCCCTCTTCGGCGAGCAGGCCGAGCAGCCCCGCGACCAGCAGCAGGCAGAGGCCGAGCGCGCCGGCGGAGAGGGCCGTGAGGTCGCGCCCCAGGCGGTCGCGGCGGCGCGCCGCCCGACGTTCCTTGTCCATCGTTCCGCTCATAGGTTCGAGAAGCGGTTGCGCAGCCGCTGGCGCACCAACTCGGCGGCGGTGTTGACCGCGAAGGTGAGGGCGAAGAGGAGCAGCCCGGCGAGGAAGAGCGTGCGGTAGAGCGTGCCGCCGAGCGGCGCCTCGGGGACTTCCACCGCGATGTTGGCGGAGAGGGTGCGGAAGCCGTTGAACGGCGAGAGCGACATGATCGGCGTGTTCCCGGTCGCCATCAGCACGATCATCGTCTCCCCGACCGCGCGGCCGAAGCCGATCATGATCGCGGAGAAGATGCCGGGGCTGGCCGAGGGGAGGACGACCTTCGTCACCGTCTGCCAGCGGCTGGCGCCGAGGGCGAGCGATCCGGCGACGAGCCCCTTCGGCACGTTGGAGAACGCCTCCTCGGCGACGGAGAAGATGATCGGGATCACCGCGAACCCCATCGCGAGGCCGACGACGACGGCGTTCCGCTGGTCGTACGTCGCGCCGAAGGTCGAGAGCAGCCAGCCGGGGAAGCGGCCGCCGAAGAAGAGCCGCTCGACCGCGGGGCCGAGCTCGACCGAGCACCAGACCCCCGCGGCGAGGAAGAAGACGGCGACGAGCGCCTCGGTTCCCGAGGGAAGCCGGCGCCGCGCCTCCGCGGGCAGCCGATCGTAGAGCCGCCCCGCGGCGACGGCGGCGAGCGGCACGAAGAGGAACATCAGCAGCGCGCCGGAGAAGCCCGACTCGAGCCGCGGCGCGAGCCAGAGCCCGGCGAGGAAGCCGAGGACGACGCTCGGCAGCGCGGCCATGATCTCCACCACCGGCTTGACGTACTTCTTGATCCTGTGGTGCATGAACTGCGAGGCGTACATCGCGCCGAGGACGCCGATCGGGACGGCGAGGATCAGCGAGTAGAACGTTCCCTTGAGCGTGCCGAAGAGGAGCGGCGTCAGGCTGAGCTTCGGCTCGAAGTCGTCGGCGCCGGAGGAGGACTGCCAGACGTAGTCCGGCTTGTCGTATCCCTCGTACCAGACCTTGCCGAAGAGCGCCTTGAAGCCGACCTCGGGATGCGGGTTGTCCACGGCGTAGTCGGCGGCGCGTCCGCCGCCGGCGACGAAGAGGCCGTCCGACTTCGGCGCGAAGGCGAGCGACCGCGGCGCGGGGATCGCGGCCTGGCCGGTCCAGAGCGTCCGCTCCGAGGTCGAGTGGAACAGCCCCAGACCGCCCGCGGCGTCGAGGGCGAAGAAGCCGTGCTGCCGCGGCGAAGCGGCGATCGCGCGCACCGCGGCGCGCCGCTTGGGGAAGCGGTGGATTTCGACGAGGCGCGGGGCGCCGTCGTCGCCGCGCGCCGTCTGCCAGACCGTGAGCGCGCCGTCCGCCTGCCCGACGACGATTGCGCGGTCGCCGAGGAGCGGCGCGAGCGCGGTGATCGGCGCTTCCGAGACGCGCGCCTCGAGCGGCCGCGCGGCCGCGGCGATCGGCGCGTTCGAGACGCGCGACTCGATCGGCGGCGCGGCCGCGGTTTCCGGCGCGGCCGTCTGGGCGGGGCCCGACGCGTCGGCGGGGGTCGCCGTGAAGTCGCCGAGCGCGTAGCAGCGGAGCGTGCCGTCGTCGCCGCCGACGAAGAGGCGCTTGCCGTCCCCCGCGAGCGCGAGGGCGGCGACGCGCCCCGGCGCGCCGAGGTCGAGCCGCGCTTCCGCGGCCGACGATTCGCCGGTGATTTCGTTCTTCTCGACCGCCCGGCGCAGAACGACCAGATGGCCGTCCGCAAGCATCGCGGCCGCCGTCGCGCCGCCGTCGTCGGCCAGCGCGCCGGCGACGAGCGCGGCGGGGCGGCGGCTCGGATCGATTTCAAGCAACGCTTCGGCGGCGATCGCGGGGGCCGACGCTCCCTGCGGCGCCGTTCGCCAAACGAGGCGCGCGAGGAACGCGCGGCCGTCGCTCGTGGCGGCGACGAAGCCGGGGCCGCCGGAGAGGCTCGTCGTCGCGACGAGCGCCGCGCCGGCGTTCTTCGCCGCGGTCGGCGCGATCTCGCGCGACGGGCCGCCCGCCCAGTCGAACGCGCGCAGCGTGCCGTCGGCGGCGAGGAAGGCCGCCGCGTCGCGCTTCTCGTCGGCGACGAGCGGACCGTCGCCCAGCGCCGCGTCGGCGCGCGAAACGTCGGGCACGACGCGGGCGCCGCGGACCAGCGGCGCCGTTTCGACGAGGATGAAGACCAAGATCCCCATGACGCCGGCGATGATCGCCAGTCCGCCCGCGGCGACCGCGGCCCGGCCGAAGCGGTCGGCGAGCCGCCGGCGCCGCGAGGTGGCGGCGGGCTGCGTGGTCGGGGCTTGATCGGAGTGGCTCATCGCGAGGCCTTGAAAAAGAGGCGGGCGGGACCGCGGGCCGCGCGGCCCGCCCGCGCCGTGTGGAGGAGGAGGACTAGTTGAGCTTGGCCAGTTCTTCGGCGGCCATCGTCGCGGGGAGCGGCAGGTAGCCGTCCTTGACGACGACCCCTTGGCCGGCCTTGGAGAGGACGAAGGTCATGAACTCCTTGACCAGCGGGTCGAGCCCCTTGCCGGGGGCCTTGTTGACGTAGACGTAGAGCTTGCGGGCCAGCGGGTACTTGCCGCTGTAGACGTTCGCCGGCTCGTCGGTCACCGCCGCCTCGCCGTCCTTTCGGGCGAGCGGGACGGCGCGGACGCCGGAGGTCTTGTAGCCGATGCCGCTGTAGCCGATGCCGAAGCGGTCGGCGGTCACGCCCTGCACGACGGCCGCGGAGCCGGGCTGCTCCTTCACCGTGTCCTTGTAGTCCCCCTTGCAGAGCGCGTGCTCCTTGAAGTAGCCGTAGGTGCCGGAGGCGGAGTTGCGGCCGTAGAGGCTGATCGGCTTGTCGGCCCACGCGCCGGTCAGGCCGAGCTCGCTCCAGCGGGCGATCTCCTTCGGCGCGCCGCAGGCGCGGCCCTTGGAGAAGACCGCGTCCACCTGGGCCATCGTGAGCTGCGTGATCGGGTTGTCCTTGTTGACGTAGACGGCCAGGCCGTCGATCGCCACGGCGATCTTGGTCGGCTTGTAGCCGAACTTCTTTTCGAACTCGTCGATCTCGCCCGCCTTCATCTCGCGGCTCATCGGGCCGAGCTGCGCGGCGCCGGCGATCAGCGCCGGCGGGGCGGTCGAGGAGCCTTTCCCCTCGATCTGCGGCTTGACGTTCGGGTAGAGCTTGACGAACTCTTCCGCCCACATCGTCATCACGTTGTTGAGCGTGTCGGAACCGACGGAGCTGATCGAGCCGGAGACGCCGGCGACCTTCTTGTAGGCGGGGATCTTCGGATCCACCTTGACCGCCTGGGCGAAGGCCGGAACGGCCAGGCCCAGGGCGGCGGCGGCGACGACCGCGTGACGGAAGCTCATCTGCGTTCACCCTCCATGCGGACGGCGTCCTTCGTGGATCGGTCCGCACCGTGAGGGTCCGCCCGCGCTGCGACGGCGGTTGGTCACGCCTGCGACGAACGTGTGACGACCGCGTCCGGGGCGGCCGCGGACAAAAGAAGGGCGGGCGGCCCGCCGCGCGGACCGCCCGCCCGAAGCCCCTGCCGGGGGGTCAGAAGTTGAAGAGGGTGTAGACGCCGATCTCGCTGTACTTGACCTGCGACGCGGGGTTGTAGGAGTTGGCGGTGTAGTTGCCGGCGTTGTAGGCGACGTAGTCGGTCGTCGTGCCGAGCGTCGAGGAGTTGTCCACCTTCCCGCCCTTGTAGACGATCGCGCCGCTGATCGTCTTCGAGAACTTCCGCTGGACGCCGATGTTGTAGTAGACGTCCTTGACGTCGGGGAAGAGGTCCTTGTGCGGCTTCACCGAATCGACCCGGCCGAAGATCATGTACTCGGGGGTGAACTCGTAGCGCGCCCAGGCGGCGTAGCCGTCGGTCTTGTCCTCGAGCACCGTCGTCACGTTGTTCCAGTTCTTCGCGCTGAACCACTGGCCGCAGATCCCGAACTTGCTGGTGGAGTAGCTGGCCAGCAGATTGATGCGCGTGGCGGTGTTGAGCGCCGGCGAGGATCCGGTCGTCGTCTGCGGCTCGGTGTCGAGGCCGCGCTTGCCGCTGTACCCGCCGATCGCGACGTTGAACCCCTTGACCGGCGTGAAGCCGAGGCGGCCTTCGAAGTCCACCCGCTTGCTGCGGGTCGTGTCCGAGAAGCCGCGGCCGTTGGTCGCCGAGAGCGCGTAGTTGACGACGCCGCCCGCCGCCTTGCCGAGGAAGTGGAAGCCCCAGTCGGCCGAGTAGCCGATGCCGGCGCGGTCGTTCGACGGAACCTCGACGTAGCGGAGGTTCCACATGTTCTCTTCTTCGTAGCCGATCCAGGGGAGCGTCGCCGCGCCGAGGCGGAAGACCGCGGCGTC
Encoded here:
- a CDS encoding phosphate ABC transporter, permease protein PstA; the encoded protein is MDKERRAARRRDRLGRDLTALSAGALGLCLLLVAGLLGLLAEEGLGYFWPRPVERFALKDGTATLGEAVAREAIPGEKTRFRVQIKRGDRDFDGADFVWIDEDQIVSRTRPADAVLLERSEWGPFYGRLSALRRGDETIAEGQNAVLAAFPALWREKKRAAAELRSLERGPVGAINAEIERLNLSRRAPALARLAPAERDRRLREIDAQVAARKGEYDRLAERLAAQRVELNKETLVLEAEGGATKEMPVANVVRLVRPNVLTFGGKLRLYGSRLREFVAGEPRESNTEGGVFPALFGTVMMVFLMTFVVSPLGALAAVYLREYAKQGPLVRA
- a CDS encoding ABC transporter permease subunit, with amino-acid sequence MSHSDQAPTTQPAATSRRRRLADRFGRAAVAAGGLAIIAGVMGILVFILVETAPLVRGARVVPDVSRADAALGDGPLVADEKRDAAAFLAADGTLRAFDWAGGPSREIAPTAAKNAGAALVATTSLSGGPGFVAATSDGRAFLARLVWRTAPQGASAPAIAAEALLEIDPSRRPAALVAGALADDGGATAAAMLADGHLVVLRRAVEKNEITGESSAAEARLDLGAPGRVAALALAGDGKRLFVGGDDGTLRCYALGDFTATPADASGPAQTAAPETAAAPPIESRVSNAPIAAAARPLEARVSEAPITALAPLLGDRAIVVGQADGALTVWQTARGDDGAPRLVEIHRFPKRRAAVRAIAASPRQHGFFALDAAGGLGLFHSTSERTLWTGQAAIPAPRSLAFAPKSDGLFVAGGGRAADYAVDNPHPEVGFKALFGKVWYEGYDKPDYVWQSSSGADDFEPKLSLTPLLFGTLKGTFYSLILAVPIGVLGAMYASQFMHHRIKKYVKPVVEIMAALPSVVLGFLAGLWLAPRLESGFSGALLMFLFVPLAAVAAGRLYDRLPAEARRRLPSGTEALVAVFFLAAGVWCSVELGPAVERLFFGGRFPGWLLSTFGATYDQRNAVVVGLAMGFAVIPIIFSVAEEAFSNVPKGLVAGSLALGASRWQTVTKVVLPSASPGIFSAIMIGFGRAVGETMIVLMATGNTPIMSLSPFNGFRTLSANIAVEVPEAPLGGTLYRTLFLAGLLLFALTFAVNTAAELVRQRLRNRFSNL
- a CDS encoding PstS family phosphate ABC transporter substrate-binding protein, which encodes MSFRHAVVAAAALGLAVPAFAQAVKVDPKIPAYKKVAGVSGSISSVGSDTLNNVMTMWAEEFVKLYPNVKPQIEGKGSSTAPPALIAGAAQLGPMSREMKAGEIDEFEKKFGYKPTKIAVAIDGLAVYVNKDNPITQLTMAQVDAVFSKGRACGAPKEIARWSELGLTGAWADKPISLYGRNSASGTYGYFKEHALCKGDYKDTVKEQPGSAAVVQGVTADRFGIGYSGIGYKTSGVRAVPLARKDGEAAVTDEPANVYSGKYPLARKLYVYVNKAPGKGLDPLVKEFMTFVLSKAGQGVVVKDGYLPLPATMAAEELAKLN
- a CDS encoding carbohydrate porin, which codes for MRTYTKFLVAALACGAALAGQATAQETKPGVVIWGRVFADATYKSVKDDATGIKTTDSGTGVDVKRFYLGATDTFDGNWSAAITLDIGDKGNIVKCTGAGVGCSGGDNKRYDVFVKNAYVQYKVNDAAVFRLGAATLPWIGYEEENMWNLRYVEVPSNDRAGIGYSADWGFHFLGKAAGGVVNYALSATNGRGFSDTTRSKRVDFEGRLGFTPVKGFNVAIGGYSGKRGLDTEPQTTTGSSPALNTATRINLLASYSTSKFGICGQWFSAKNWNNVTTVLEDKTDGYAAWARYEFTPEYMIFGRVDSVKPHKDLFPDVKDVYYNIGVQRKFSKTISGAIVYKGGKVDNSSTLGTTTDYVAYNAGNYTANSYNPASQVKYSEIGVYTLFNF